From the Lathyrus oleraceus cultivar Zhongwan6 chromosome 4, CAAS_Psat_ZW6_1.0, whole genome shotgun sequence genome, one window contains:
- the LOC127136949 gene encoding uncharacterized protein LOC127136949, which yields MGSERRKALPFKAKMSDIANISRLLNELPACFRVTLQGKFGHILDLLSVDVQTPAITALAQFYDPPLRSFLFQDFQWTQTLEEFDRLLGFSMKGRTPYNRIGQVPEVEMLALALNIPISDALANWKKRENLFGFWRAYLEEEAERLFVIHHWDALENILALLIYGLVLFPTHEGFIDSSAISIFWAVWKDKQNLVPPLLADTFHTLHTRHQKKNGMLICCLPLLYNWLISYVFKPDAHIKEMSNWEWARTLVSLSNKDIIWYRHKLNVEEIIISCGSFPNVPLIGSKGCISYNPMLTLRQFGYPMRGKPNDEELEEMVLNDMGTNDPFLLRKIIRSWEKVHTKGTELVKKNDAARVPYQQWVSERIKFVKLPFSIEIPLKSTSPEPIPVSLEEVEELRAMVAKLGKEKEDLQSELYNETGKNMILKRKSNQRKELLEESRKKNRIEQDLKERVLEYLDQADSGLGSLRDELAKAKRDGQEWKRWWDLATKQKKEVREELEAQIQELEEQLRSSEAEVVRERRLKEQAQRTSQICPKAWEEKCDELNTNKDDAKIQRRIEGAQRASC from the coding sequence ATGGGTTCAGAAAGAAGGAAAGCATTACCATTCAAAGCCAAAATGTCAGATATTGCCAACATATCAAGACTTCTGAATGAACTTCCCGCCTGCTTCAGGGTTACTTTGCAAGGAAAGTTTGGCCATATTTTGGACCTTCTCTCAGTAGATGTTCAAACACCAGCCATCACCGCTTtagctcagttctatgatcctccgCTTCGAAGTTTCTTATTCCAAGACTTTCAGTGGACTCAAACCTTGGAGGAATTCGACCGGCTCTTGGGATTTTCTATGAAAGGAAGGACACCGTATAATAGGATTGGTCAGGTACCTGAGGTAGAGATGCTAGCCCTTGCCCTCAACATCCCCATATCTGATGCATTGGCTAATTGGAAGAAAAGGGAGAATCTCTTTGGTTTTTGGAGGGCTTACCTTGAAGAAGAAGCAGAAAGGTTGTTTGTGATACATCATTGGGATGCATTGGAAAATATACTAGCTCTTCTCATATATGGGCTAGTATTGTTCCCAACCCATGAAGGTTTTATAGATTCATCTGCCATAAGTATCTTTTGGGCCGTTTGGAAGGATAAACAAAATTTGGTTCCTCCACTACTAGCTGACACTTTTCATACTTTGCATACTCGACATCAAAAGAAGAATGGAATGTTGATATGTTGCCTTCCATTACTCTATAATTGGCTTATCTCATATGTATTCAAGCCTGATGCTCACATCAAAGAAATGTCCAATTGGGAGTGGGCAAGAACCCTGGTGTCTTTGTCTAATAAGGATATCATTTGGTACCGACACAAGCTGAATGTTGAAGAAATCATTATCAGTTGTGGTAGTTTCCCAAATGTACCACTAATAGGATCTAAAGGTTGCATCAGCTATAACCCCATGTTAACTTTGCGACAGTTTGGATACCCTATGCGTGGGAAGCCCAATGATGAAGAGTTAGAAGAGATGGTTTTGAATGATATGGGAACCAATGATCCTTTTCTCCTCCGTAAGATCATTCGATCTTGGGAAAAGGTGCATACCAAAGGAACAGAATTAGTAAAGAAGAATGATGCAGCAAGGGTTCCTTATCAGCAATGGGTCTCAGAGAGGATCAAATTTGTGAAGCTCCCTTTTTCTATAGAGATTCCTCTAAAGTCTACTTCACCAGAACCAATCCCTGTTTCTCTTGAAGAGGTggaagaacttcgagccatggtaGCTAAACTTGGAAAGGAGAAAGAGGATCTGCAATCTGAACTCTACAACGAAACCGGGAAAAATATGATTCTCAAAAGGAAGAGTAACCAAAGGAAAGAACTTTTGGAGGAGAGTCGTAAGAAGAACAGAATTGAGCAAGATCTCAAGGAAAGAGTCTTGGAGTACCTAGATCAAGCTGATAGTGGATTAGGTTCACTCCGTGATGAGTTAGCTAAGGCTAAAAGAGATGGACAAGAGTGGAAGCGTTGGTGGGACCTAGCCACTAAGCAAAAGAAGGAGGTAAGGGAGGAGCTTGAAGCCCAAATACAAGAACTAGAGGAGCAACTTCGAAGCTCTGAAGCTGAAGTGGTGCGTGAAAGACGTCTCAAGGAACAAGCCCAAAGAACCTCTCAAATATGTCCTAAAGCCTGGGAAGAGAAGTGTGATGAGTTGAATACCAACAAGGATGATGCGAAGATTCAAAGAAGAATTGAAGGCGCACAAAGAGCGAGTTGCTAA